Proteins from a genomic interval of Salmo salar chromosome ssa14, Ssal_v3.1, whole genome shotgun sequence:
- the LOC106570298 gene encoding uncharacterized protein KIAA0895 isoform X1 has translation MLESIKVTERLHWPEMEQSKKYLLSSTVPVEMEISKNYSSPTVPDKQPLSPTQVCLEKLSSSILKDLFTTGTSSYNVLLQGEEEERQSPKHSPYRRPKKTVRCASTSSRSHDNHRHPSVTPLLLLGQQGSGDTRDTRHPSHHHVFSSASGGFASRQKAAHSITVLGSTMGLSPRPVARPRKTCFSSSPRTKLPSLPRGGVMREGENAGIKKLCILTAIKPSNVEKEKVKFFKSDFSYNPQFEYSNPVSPLVLARHNNASDRFLTQAVRIMELALQKYGNYEKFEQATGGNLLTKCRIWYLVKKYMEKEGCIGEIVVNVTDDLLSRASMTVVNSRPTLTINIATAREHWLEGMLRHEIGTHYFRGINNAQQPWNSGVGRKKHNLRPLNPTEEGLASIHSVLFRKDPTLWRAALLYYTVYQASRMSFSQLFHSLGRFVQDPNTRWDYCVRAKRGQTNTAQPGCFSKDQVYLDGILKILRHREKIDFQLLMSLGKVSYEDVDRLKGLAQMEPVRIPHFLQDTACYAEQLEKIMEVNQLTDEELGVLIRDMED, from the exons ATGCTCGAATCAATAAAAGTCACTG AAAGGCTCCATTGGCCAGAGATGGAGCAGTCTAAGAAGTACCTCCTGAGCTCGACAGTGCCGGTAGAGATGGAGATCTCTAAGAATTACTCGAGCCCCACTGTGCCGGACAAGCAGCCTCTGAGCCCCACTCAGGTGTGCCTGGAGAAGCTGTCCTCCAGCATCCTCAAGGACCTCTTTACCACAGGAACCAGCAGCTACAATGTGCTCCTGCAgggcgaggaggaggagagacagagcccAAAGCACTCCCCGTACCGCAGGCCCAAGAAGACGGTGAGATGTGCCTCTACATCCAGCAGGTCACACGATAACCACCGCCATCCGTCTGTAACTCCTCTGTTACTGTTGGGCCAGCAGGGCAGCGGAGACACCAGGGACACCAGGCACCCCTCCCACCACCATGTCTTCTCCTCTGCCTCAGGGGGCTTCGCCAGCAGACAAAAGGCAGCCCACAGCATCACGGTCCTGGGTAGCACCATGGGCCTGTCCCCCCGCCCTGTCGCCCGGCCACGGAAGACCTGCTTTTCTAGTTCACCCCGTACCAAGCTGCCCTCACTGCCCAGAGGAGGGGTGATGCGGGAAGGGGAGAACGCCGGGATCAAGAAGCTTTGCATCCTCACTGCCATCAAGCCGTCCAACGTGGAGAAGGAGAAGGTGAAGTTCTTCAAGTCGGACTTCAGCTACAATCCTCAGTTTGAGTACAGCAACCCTGTGTCTCCGCTGGTGCTGGCTCGCCACAACAATGCCTCCGACCGCTTCCTGACACAG gCGGTACGTATCATGGAGTTGGCCCTCCAGAAGTATGGGAATTATGAGAAGTTTGAGCAAGCCACAGGAGGCAACCTGCTCACCAAGTGCCGTATCTGGTACCTGGTCAAGAAGTACATGGAAAAGGAGGGTTGTATTGGGGAG ATAGTGGTCAATGTGACAGACGACCTCCTCTCCAGAGCGTCCATGACGGTGGTGAACAGCCGGCCCACTCTGACCATCAACATTGCCACAGCCCGGGAACACTGGCTGGAGGGCATGCTACGACACGAGATCG GCACACACTACTTCCGGGGCATCAACAACGCCCAGCAGCCGTGGAACAGCGGAGTCGGCAGGAAGAAGCACAACCTCCGACCTTTGAACCCCACGGAGGAGGGGCTGGCCAGCATCCACTCTGTCCTGTTCCGTAAGGACCCTACCCTGTGGAGGGCCGCCTTGCTCTACTACACTGTGTACCAGGCCAGCCGCATGTCCTTCTCTCAGCTGTTCCACAGCCTGGGACGCTTCGTCCAGGACCCCAACACACGCTGGGACTACTGTGTACGAGCCAAGAGGGGACAGACCAACACCGCACAGCCTG GTTGTTTCAGTAAGGACCAGGTTTACCTGGATGGCATCCTGAAgatcctgagacacagagagaagatTGACTTCCAGTTGCTAATGTCCCTGGGGAAG GTGTCGTACGAGGACGTGGATCGGCTGAAAGGCCTGGCGCAGATGGAGCCCGTGAGGATACCTCACTTCCTGCAGGACACAGCGTGCTACGCTGAACAGCTGGAGAAGATCATGGAGGTCAACCAGCTGACTGACGAGGAGCTCGGGGTGCTCATCCGAGACATGGAGGACTAG
- the LOC106570298 gene encoding uncharacterized protein KIAA0895 isoform X2, with protein sequence MEQSKKYLLSSTVPVEMEISKNYSSPTVPDKQPLSPTQVCLEKLSSSILKDLFTTGTSSYNVLLQGEEEERQSPKHSPYRRPKKTVRCASTSSRSHDNHRHPSVTPLLLLGQQGSGDTRDTRHPSHHHVFSSASGGFASRQKAAHSITVLGSTMGLSPRPVARPRKTCFSSSPRTKLPSLPRGGVMREGENAGIKKLCILTAIKPSNVEKEKVKFFKSDFSYNPQFEYSNPVSPLVLARHNNASDRFLTQAVRIMELALQKYGNYEKFEQATGGNLLTKCRIWYLVKKYMEKEGCIGEIVVNVTDDLLSRASMTVVNSRPTLTINIATAREHWLEGMLRHEIGTHYFRGINNAQQPWNSGVGRKKHNLRPLNPTEEGLASIHSVLFRKDPTLWRAALLYYTVYQASRMSFSQLFHSLGRFVQDPNTRWDYCVRAKRGQTNTAQPGCFSKDQVYLDGILKILRHREKIDFQLLMSLGKVSYEDVDRLKGLAQMEPVRIPHFLQDTACYAEQLEKIMEVNQLTDEELGVLIRDMED encoded by the exons ATGGAGCAGTCTAAGAAGTACCTCCTGAGCTCGACAGTGCCGGTAGAGATGGAGATCTCTAAGAATTACTCGAGCCCCACTGTGCCGGACAAGCAGCCTCTGAGCCCCACTCAGGTGTGCCTGGAGAAGCTGTCCTCCAGCATCCTCAAGGACCTCTTTACCACAGGAACCAGCAGCTACAATGTGCTCCTGCAgggcgaggaggaggagagacagagcccAAAGCACTCCCCGTACCGCAGGCCCAAGAAGACGGTGAGATGTGCCTCTACATCCAGCAGGTCACACGATAACCACCGCCATCCGTCTGTAACTCCTCTGTTACTGTTGGGCCAGCAGGGCAGCGGAGACACCAGGGACACCAGGCACCCCTCCCACCACCATGTCTTCTCCTCTGCCTCAGGGGGCTTCGCCAGCAGACAAAAGGCAGCCCACAGCATCACGGTCCTGGGTAGCACCATGGGCCTGTCCCCCCGCCCTGTCGCCCGGCCACGGAAGACCTGCTTTTCTAGTTCACCCCGTACCAAGCTGCCCTCACTGCCCAGAGGAGGGGTGATGCGGGAAGGGGAGAACGCCGGGATCAAGAAGCTTTGCATCCTCACTGCCATCAAGCCGTCCAACGTGGAGAAGGAGAAGGTGAAGTTCTTCAAGTCGGACTTCAGCTACAATCCTCAGTTTGAGTACAGCAACCCTGTGTCTCCGCTGGTGCTGGCTCGCCACAACAATGCCTCCGACCGCTTCCTGACACAG gCGGTACGTATCATGGAGTTGGCCCTCCAGAAGTATGGGAATTATGAGAAGTTTGAGCAAGCCACAGGAGGCAACCTGCTCACCAAGTGCCGTATCTGGTACCTGGTCAAGAAGTACATGGAAAAGGAGGGTTGTATTGGGGAG ATAGTGGTCAATGTGACAGACGACCTCCTCTCCAGAGCGTCCATGACGGTGGTGAACAGCCGGCCCACTCTGACCATCAACATTGCCACAGCCCGGGAACACTGGCTGGAGGGCATGCTACGACACGAGATCG GCACACACTACTTCCGGGGCATCAACAACGCCCAGCAGCCGTGGAACAGCGGAGTCGGCAGGAAGAAGCACAACCTCCGACCTTTGAACCCCACGGAGGAGGGGCTGGCCAGCATCCACTCTGTCCTGTTCCGTAAGGACCCTACCCTGTGGAGGGCCGCCTTGCTCTACTACACTGTGTACCAGGCCAGCCGCATGTCCTTCTCTCAGCTGTTCCACAGCCTGGGACGCTTCGTCCAGGACCCCAACACACGCTGGGACTACTGTGTACGAGCCAAGAGGGGACAGACCAACACCGCACAGCCTG GTTGTTTCAGTAAGGACCAGGTTTACCTGGATGGCATCCTGAAgatcctgagacacagagagaagatTGACTTCCAGTTGCTAATGTCCCTGGGGAAG GTGTCGTACGAGGACGTGGATCGGCTGAAAGGCCTGGCGCAGATGGAGCCCGTGAGGATACCTCACTTCCTGCAGGACACAGCGTGCTACGCTGAACAGCTGGAGAAGATCATGGAGGTCAACCAGCTGACTGACGAGGAGCTCGGGGTGCTCATCCGAGACATGGAGGACTAG
- the LOC106570298 gene encoding uncharacterized protein KIAA0895 isoform X3, which produces MLESIKVTERLHWPEMEQSKKYLLSSTVPVEMEISKNYSSPTVPDKQPLSPTQVCLEKLSSSILKDLFTTGTSSYNVLLQGEEEERQSPKHSPYRRPKKTGSGDTRDTRHPSHHHVFSSASGGFASRQKAAHSITVLGSTMGLSPRPVARPRKTCFSSSPRTKLPSLPRGGVMREGENAGIKKLCILTAIKPSNVEKEKVKFFKSDFSYNPQFEYSNPVSPLVLARHNNASDRFLTQAVRIMELALQKYGNYEKFEQATGGNLLTKCRIWYLVKKYMEKEGCIGEIVVNVTDDLLSRASMTVVNSRPTLTINIATAREHWLEGMLRHEIGTHYFRGINNAQQPWNSGVGRKKHNLRPLNPTEEGLASIHSVLFRKDPTLWRAALLYYTVYQASRMSFSQLFHSLGRFVQDPNTRWDYCVRAKRGQTNTAQPGCFSKDQVYLDGILKILRHREKIDFQLLMSLGKVSYEDVDRLKGLAQMEPVRIPHFLQDTACYAEQLEKIMEVNQLTDEELGVLIRDMED; this is translated from the exons ATGCTCGAATCAATAAAAGTCACTG AAAGGCTCCATTGGCCAGAGATGGAGCAGTCTAAGAAGTACCTCCTGAGCTCGACAGTGCCGGTAGAGATGGAGATCTCTAAGAATTACTCGAGCCCCACTGTGCCGGACAAGCAGCCTCTGAGCCCCACTCAGGTGTGCCTGGAGAAGCTGTCCTCCAGCATCCTCAAGGACCTCTTTACCACAGGAACCAGCAGCTACAATGTGCTCCTGCAgggcgaggaggaggagagacagagcccAAAGCACTCCCCGTACCGCAGGCCCAAGAAGACG GGCAGCGGAGACACCAGGGACACCAGGCACCCCTCCCACCACCATGTCTTCTCCTCTGCCTCAGGGGGCTTCGCCAGCAGACAAAAGGCAGCCCACAGCATCACGGTCCTGGGTAGCACCATGGGCCTGTCCCCCCGCCCTGTCGCCCGGCCACGGAAGACCTGCTTTTCTAGTTCACCCCGTACCAAGCTGCCCTCACTGCCCAGAGGAGGGGTGATGCGGGAAGGGGAGAACGCCGGGATCAAGAAGCTTTGCATCCTCACTGCCATCAAGCCGTCCAACGTGGAGAAGGAGAAGGTGAAGTTCTTCAAGTCGGACTTCAGCTACAATCCTCAGTTTGAGTACAGCAACCCTGTGTCTCCGCTGGTGCTGGCTCGCCACAACAATGCCTCCGACCGCTTCCTGACACAG gCGGTACGTATCATGGAGTTGGCCCTCCAGAAGTATGGGAATTATGAGAAGTTTGAGCAAGCCACAGGAGGCAACCTGCTCACCAAGTGCCGTATCTGGTACCTGGTCAAGAAGTACATGGAAAAGGAGGGTTGTATTGGGGAG ATAGTGGTCAATGTGACAGACGACCTCCTCTCCAGAGCGTCCATGACGGTGGTGAACAGCCGGCCCACTCTGACCATCAACATTGCCACAGCCCGGGAACACTGGCTGGAGGGCATGCTACGACACGAGATCG GCACACACTACTTCCGGGGCATCAACAACGCCCAGCAGCCGTGGAACAGCGGAGTCGGCAGGAAGAAGCACAACCTCCGACCTTTGAACCCCACGGAGGAGGGGCTGGCCAGCATCCACTCTGTCCTGTTCCGTAAGGACCCTACCCTGTGGAGGGCCGCCTTGCTCTACTACACTGTGTACCAGGCCAGCCGCATGTCCTTCTCTCAGCTGTTCCACAGCCTGGGACGCTTCGTCCAGGACCCCAACACACGCTGGGACTACTGTGTACGAGCCAAGAGGGGACAGACCAACACCGCACAGCCTG GTTGTTTCAGTAAGGACCAGGTTTACCTGGATGGCATCCTGAAgatcctgagacacagagagaagatTGACTTCCAGTTGCTAATGTCCCTGGGGAAG GTGTCGTACGAGGACGTGGATCGGCTGAAAGGCCTGGCGCAGATGGAGCCCGTGAGGATACCTCACTTCCTGCAGGACACAGCGTGCTACGCTGAACAGCTGGAGAAGATCATGGAGGTCAACCAGCTGACTGACGAGGAGCTCGGGGTGCTCATCCGAGACATGGAGGACTAG